The region CGGTGAGCCCTCCGCGTGCAGGTTGGGGCTGAGCACGAAGATCCCGACGTAGAGCTGGCTGAACGTGACCACGAACTTGGCCAGCACCCACCAGTGGCGGAAGTAGCCCCACGGTGTCAGGCCGGACAGCATCAAGCCGGTGAACGCCGACGTCGTCGCCATGAACTGGAGCACGTCGACGTCGATCAGCAGCGCCACGTCGAAGGACGCGGCACAGGCCGGGCCCGCGGCGTCGAGCGCGTGGCTCACCACCACGAACAGCGCCAGTGCCATGCACATCCACCCCGTCGAGGTGAGGACGTGCAGCCAGACCAGCAGTTTCCTCGACATGTCGTCCCCCTACATGTAGCCGCGCTACCTATAGTACGGCGGCCGGTCCACGACGTCCGGCCTGCCGGTGCGCGACCCGGCCGACCTGTTCTTCCTCGACGTGATCGGCGGCGCGCAAGAGGTCGCGCGCGGGAGGCCGGGGGTGCGACCAGCGGGAGATCGCGCTGGTCACCGCGCCGCCGAACCCGGTGACCGATCCAGGCCGGCCGCACCACTCGCGGGTCGTGACGGCGGAACCCGGCGTCCACCGGCGGGCGATCGGACGCGCGCTGATGACCCGCCTGTCCACCCCTCCGACACCGGGTGACCACCGGGAATTCGTCCAGCTGGTCGAACGGGTCTCACTGGGCCCGTTCAGCTTGACAAGCACGCGCGGCGTCGCGAATCCTCCGCACGTCTGAAACGTTCCGGTCGCTCGGAAACCCCTTGTCCACGAGGAAGGTTCGACCCGTGACCCACACCCGAGTCCTCCGTGCGGCCGGTCTCGGCGCCGTCGCGCTGGCGCTGGTCGCCGCGTGCGGCGCGCCGCCCGCCAAGGAGGGCGCCGCGAACGGCTCCTCCGCCGCCACCGCGAAGTCCGCCGCCGACCTCGGCGGGCTGGACAAGCTCGTCGAGGCCGCCAAGAAGGAGGGCAGGCTCAACGTCATCGCGCTGCCCCCGGACTGGGCCAACTACGGCGAGATCATCACGGCGTTCGAGGCCGAGTACGGCATCGAGGTCGACTCCGCGCAGCCCGACGCGTCCAGCCAGGACGAGATCAACGCCGCCAAGCAGCTCAAGGGCGGCGACCGCGCACCGGACGTGTTCGACCTCGGCCTGAACGTGGCCGTGGCCAACAAGGACCTCTTCGCGCCCTACCAGGTGCAGACCTGGAGCGACATCCCCGCCGAGCTCAAGGAGCCCAGCGGGCTCTACTACGGCGACTACGGCGGCTTCATGTCCATCGGCTACGACGCCGCCAAGGTGCCCGCGCCGACGTCGGTCAAGGACCTGCTCAAGCCCGAGTACCAGGGCAAGGTCGCGCTCAACGGCGACCCGACGCAGGCCGGTGCGGCGTTCTCCGGCGTGGTGATGGCCTCGCTGGGCAACGGCGGCTCGGCCGACGACATCAAGCCCGGCGTCGAGTTCTTCAAGCAGCTCAAGGCCGCGGGCAACTTCCTGCCGGTCGACCCGTCGCCCGCGACCATCGAGTCCGGCCAGACGCCGGTCGTGCTCGACTGGGACTACACCAACGCCGCGCAGACCGCGAAGCTCGCCGGCAAGGCGGACTGGAAGGTCGTCGTGCCGCAGGGCGCGCAGGTCGGCGCGTACTACAACCAGGCGGTCAACAAGGACGCCCCGCACCCGGCCGCCGCGCGGCTGTGGCAGGAGTTCCTGTTCTCCGACAAGGGGCAGAACCTCTACCTCAAGGGCCTGTCCCGACCGGCGCGGCTGGACGCGCTGACCAAGTCCGGCAAGGTCGACGCGGACGCGAACGCCAAGCTGCCCAAGACCGACGGCAAGCAGGCGTTCCTCACCCAGGAGCAGTCGGACCAGGCCAAGAAGGTGCTGTCCGAGACCTGGGCCCAGGCGGTGGGCTGACCGGTGGTCGCACCCGTCACCACCCCGACCGGGCGCGGCACCCCCGCCGCCCCCGGTCGGGGGCCCGCCGCGAAGCCGTGGCTCGCGTGGCTGGTCGTCGTGCCGTTCCTGGCCTACGTCGGGATCTTCCTGGTCTACCCGACGGTCCTGGTGCTGGCCGGTGCGTTCCAGGACGCGAACGGCGCGTTCACCACGCAGAACCTGGTCGCGCTGGGCGAAGGCGTCCACCTCCAGGCGTTCCTGCGCAGCGTCGAGCTGTCCGCGCTGACGGCGGCGCTGGGCGCGGTGCTCGGGGCGCTGCTGTCGTGGGCGGTCGCGGTGGGCAAGCCGCGAGGGCTGCTGCGGCGGGTGGTCGTGGCCGGTTCCGGTGTGCTGGCCCAGTTCGGCGGTGTGCCGCTGGCGTTCGCGTTCCTGGCCACCGTCGGGTTCCAGGGGTTCGTCACCCAGTTCCTCGACCACCAGTTCGGGATCGACCTGTTCGCGCGGGGCGCGTGGCTGTTCGAGCTGCCCGGCCTGACGCTGGTCTACACGTTCTTCCAGATCCCGTTGATGCTCATCGTGTTCCTGCCCGCGCTGGACGGCCTCCGTCCACAGTGGAGGGAGGCGGTGGACGGCCTCGGCGGCACCACGTGGACCTACTGGCGGCACGTCGGCGGGCCGATCCTGCTGCCCGCGTTCCTCGGCGCGCTGCTGCTGCTGTTCGCCAACGCCTTCTCCGCCTACGCCACGGCCGCCGCCCTGGTGTCGCAGGGCAGCCCGATCGTGCCGTTGCAGATCCGCGGCGCGCTGACCGGTGAAGTGCTGCTGGGCAACGAGAACCTGGGCAAGGCGCTGGGGCTGGGCATGGTCGTGGTGGTCGCGGTGGCGATGGGCCTCTACGCGCTGCTGCAACGGAGGTTCGCCCGATGGCAGTGAAGGTCGTGCGGTGGCTGGTCATCGGTGTGCTCGGCGCGTTCTTCCTGCTGCCGCTGCTGGCGATGGCCGAGTTCTCCACGCGCGGCGTGAACGGCTCGCGCAGCCTCGACTCGTGGTCGGGCATCGTGTCCGACCCGGACCTGGTGTCCGCGATCCTGGCGTCCGTGCAGCTCGCGGTGGCGAGTTCGGTGGTCATGCTGGTGCTGCTGGTGCCCACCATGACGTGGGTCCGGCTGCGGCTGCCCAGGCTGCGCCGGCTGGTGGAGTTCCTGTGCCTGCTGCCGATCACCATCCCGGCGATCGTGCTCGTGGTGGGCCTGGCGCCGCTCTACGCGTGGGTGGACTACTTCGTGGGCGACTCGCCGCTGACGCTCACCTTCG is a window of Saccharothrix espanaensis DSM 44229 DNA encoding:
- a CDS encoding ABC transporter substrate-binding protein; this encodes MTHTRVLRAAGLGAVALALVAACGAPPAKEGAANGSSAATAKSAADLGGLDKLVEAAKKEGRLNVIALPPDWANYGEIITAFEAEYGIEVDSAQPDASSQDEINAAKQLKGGDRAPDVFDLGLNVAVANKDLFAPYQVQTWSDIPAELKEPSGLYYGDYGGFMSIGYDAAKVPAPTSVKDLLKPEYQGKVALNGDPTQAGAAFSGVVMASLGNGGSADDIKPGVEFFKQLKAAGNFLPVDPSPATIESGQTPVVLDWDYTNAAQTAKLAGKADWKVVVPQGAQVGAYYNQAVNKDAPHPAAARLWQEFLFSDKGQNLYLKGLSRPARLDALTKSGKVDADANAKLPKTDGKQAFLTQEQSDQAKKVLSETWAQAVG
- a CDS encoding ABC transporter permease — translated: MVAPVTTPTGRGTPAAPGRGPAAKPWLAWLVVVPFLAYVGIFLVYPTVLVLAGAFQDANGAFTTQNLVALGEGVHLQAFLRSVELSALTAALGAVLGALLSWAVAVGKPRGLLRRVVVAGSGVLAQFGGVPLAFAFLATVGFQGFVTQFLDHQFGIDLFARGAWLFELPGLTLVYTFFQIPLMLIVFLPALDGLRPQWREAVDGLGGTTWTYWRHVGGPILLPAFLGALLLLFANAFSAYATAAALVSQGSPIVPLQIRGALTGEVLLGNENLGKALGLGMVVVVAVAMGLYALLQRRFARWQ
- a CDS encoding ABC transporter permease gives rise to the protein MAVKVVRWLVIGVLGAFFLLPLLAMAEFSTRGVNGSRSLDSWSGIVSDPDLVSAILASVQLAVASSVVMLVLLVPTMTWVRLRLPRLRRLVEFLCLLPITIPAIVLVVGLAPLYAWVDYFVGDSPLTLTFAYAVLVLPFAYRAIDAGLSAIDLKTLAEAARGLGASWAAVLLRIVVPNIRTALLGAALLSVALVLGEFTIASLLNFDTLQVRVNLLGKRDAGVSIAVSLLSLLFAFVLLFLLSFVGGRRRDTVAEEG